A single window of Dermacentor albipictus isolate Rhodes 1998 colony chromosome 1, USDA_Dalb.pri_finalv2, whole genome shotgun sequence DNA harbors:
- the Nup107 gene encoding nuclear pore complex protein Nup107, which translates to MAHSESDSCLYWSSVATPVPDKQSRSRFSNRSASFSQRQQEFGTPASSYTSTIAQMNRNASAVTGGSIVGFATPGGRSSRAGNVSANFEAADMTAFSASALATEHPAVVAAAGIYADFMEAYKAHQSSQDVLVLLEKYENLCDNYLAKVRKVTERMVSRKGESVWTEAMVCQTLLTEERNTWKLTGALLRDRLNANQCMEEGSDDDAMLVDGTREASDKEVIDALLARDAFVRQAQLVVDWLESCAALQRGMGDDDERLEYFADGGCAWENTLHHVLSRASTGSAQSTYVSELDPDAPSRLRLPIHDLDRDDECRLFRSVFYHLRAGQLQRAQELAADNGQHWLAAAVEGWRPYHDPNRGSSISIMGADSMQPAEGDLYRDLWKRACWEAASSPTCSLYERAVYGALSGNVQAVLPACTSWEDQLWARMRVLVDVCVEQELRTATQQARSLEPLPSGYPSNRGTFEAIFQDLQAAAGDSDQRILDITHILQRYVVLNDPVSMVEEMHEWATSQPTEPPLQTMRFLAHMVLLLRQVYSETSTAACDALLRTYVDLLIDEGHVPLVATYTATLPAADQVNKYTQLLRGLKTRNPEEQELCLQLARVAGLNVAAITRTLVEQVRVSGDEPIELRAISTVPSLETTAEDREKVASLEWLLFDSSNRGEALKQANALMRGFVCMGKIGAARETFRKLPVDSVRVAMEQWSRSSGRDRQLLAEEENAVREFLCFEALLKVHTSFQEWFNQFHRRKPAAPEELAPGARFPEKLAHEHKVRTYTMELEQWQNLVTTLAKEVKRDVFDVLLFVDGGWMVDQGETQTSGDNPRSRQMAALRRLCIPQLTFLLMEALEESGLAAEFTEVVDTIASERQALYEEFGDEELRTLLQKSRAASLILLDEGLDALGFPLQ; encoded by the coding sequence ATGGCGCACAGTGAAAGTGATTCGTGTCTGTATTGGAGCAGCGTCGCCACGCCGGTGCCCGATAAACAGTCGCGAAGCCGCTTCAGCAACAGGAGTGCATCGTTTTCTCAGCGGCAACAAGAATTTGGCACCCCTGCGTCGTCCTACACGAGCACCATCGCTCAGATGAATAGGAATGCAAGTGCTGTTACGGGAGGATCTATCGTAGGCTTCGCGACACCCGGCGGCAGATCTTCGCGGGCCGGCAATGTCAGCGCGAACTTCGAAGCCGCTGACATGACCGCGTTCAGTGCATCGGCGCTGGCGACTGAACATCCAGCGGTCGTAGCTGCGGCTGGTATCTACGCCGATTTTATGGAAGCCTATAAGGCCCATCAAAGTAGTCAGGACGTCCTTGTACTGCTTGAAAAATATGAAAACTTGTGTGACAATTACTTAGCCAAAGTGCGAAAAGTGACGGAGCGCATGGTTTCTCGCAAGGGCGAATCCGTGTGGACCGAAGCCATGGTGTGCCAAACCTTGCTGACCGAAGAGCGCAATACATGGAAGCTCACGGGTGCCCTACTACGCGACCGATTGAACGCGAACCAGTGCATGGAAGAAGGCAGCGACGACGACGCCATGCTTGTCGATGGAACTCGCGAAGCTAGCGACAAGGAAGTCATCGACGCGCTTTTGGCGAGGGACGCGTTCGTACGCCAGGCGCAACTGGTGGTCGACTGGCTGGAAAGTTGCGCGGCGCTTCAACGTGGGATGGGCGACGACGACGAAAGGCTCGAGTACTTCGCCGACGGAGGCTGCGCATGGGAAAACACGCTGCACCATGTCCTGTCTCGTGCCTCCACCGGTAGCGCACAGTCGACCTACGTGAGCGAACTGGATCCGGACGCGCCTTCGCGGTTGCGCCTGCCAATACACGACTTGGACCGAGACGACGAGTGTCGCCTATTCCGCAGCGTCTTCTACCACCTACGAGCGGGCCAGCTGCAGCGGGCTCAGGAGCTGGCGGCAGACAACGGCCAGCATTGGCTTGCCGCCGCGGTTGAAGGCTGGCGGCCCTACCACGACCCGAACCGTGGGAGCAGCATCAGCATTATGGGCGCCGATTCAATGCAGCCGGCTGAAGGCGACCTCTACCGGGACCTTTGGAAGCGCGCCTGTTGGGAAGCTGCCTCGAGTCCCACGTGTTCACTGTACGAGCGCGCCGTATATGGTGCCCTAAGCGGTAATGTCCAGGCAGTGCTGCCTGCTTGTACCAGTTGGGAGGATCAGCTGTGGGCGCGCATGCGCGTTCTGGTGGATGTGTGCGTGGAGCAGGAGCTCCGCACCGCCACGCAGCAAGCTAGGAGCCTCGAGCCACTGCCATCGGGCTACCCCAGCAACCGTGGCACCTTCGAAGCCATTTTCCAAGATCTACAAGCAGCTGCTGGTGATAGCGACCAGCGCATCCTAGATATTACACATATTCTGCAGCGATATGTGGTGCTAAATGACCCTGTTTCTATGGTTGAAGAGATGCACGAGTGGGCAACCAGTCAGCCAACAGAGCCACCGCTTCAAACAATGCGGTTTCTGGCTCACATGGTACTCTTGCTGCGACAGGTCTACTCCGAGACCAGCACTGCAGCGTGTGATGCTCTTCTTCGCACCTATGTAGACTTGCTCATCGATGAGGGGCACGTTCCCTTGGTTGCCACGTATACAGCCACGCTTCCAGCCGCTGATCAGGTCAACAAGTACACACAGCTGTTGCGCGGCCTCAAAACAAGGAACCCCGAAGAACAGGAATTGTGCCTTCAGCTAGCACGGGTGGCTGGGCTAAATGTGGCTGCCATTACTCGAACACTGGTTGAGCAGGTGCGTGTTTCTGGTGATGAACCAATAGAGCTTCGTGCAATTTCCACTGTGCCTTCTTTGGAGACCACGGCTGAAGATAGAGAAAAGGTAGCATCACTGGAATGGCTTCTCTTTGACTCATCTAACAGGGGTGAGGCACTTAAACAAGCCAATGCACTCATGCGTGGCTTTGTGTGCATGGGCAAGATTGGTGCTGCGCGGGAGACATTCCGAAAACTGCCTGTTGACTCTGTGAGGGTGGCAATGGAGCAGTGGAGCCGCTCTTCGGGGCGTGACAGGCAACTGCTGGCTGAGGAGGAGAACGCTGTGCGAGAGTTCCTATGCTTCGAGGCACTGCTGAAGGTTCATACCAGTTTCCAGGAGTGGTTCAATCAGTTTCACAGGAGGAAGCCAGCAGCTCCCGAAGAGCTTGCTCCAGGGGCTCGCTTTCCTGAAAAATTGGCTCACGAGCACAAGGTGCGGACCTACACTATGGAGCTGGAACAGTGGCAGAACTTGGTGACTACTTTGGCCAAAGAGGTCAAGAGGGACGTCTTCGACGTGCTCCTTTTTGTAGATGGAGGCTGGATGGTGGACCAGGGGGAGACTCAGACCAGTGGTGACAACCCGCGGAGCCGTCAGATGGCAGCACTGCGCAGGCTGTGCATTCCACAGCTGACCTTTCTTCTCATGGAGGCCTTGGAAGAATCTGGGTTGGCCGCGGAGTTCACCGAAGTGGTGGACACCATTGCGTCAGAGAGGCAGGCATTGTACGAAGAGTTTGGTGATGAGGAGCTGCGAACACTTTTGCAAAAGAGCAGGGCAGCATCCCTTATCCTGCTGGACGAAGGACTTGACGCCTTAGGATTCCCACTGCagtaa